One window from the genome of Cyprinus carpio isolate SPL01 chromosome B1, ASM1834038v1, whole genome shotgun sequence encodes:
- the toporsa gene encoding topoisomerase I binding, arginine/serine-rich a gives MASPQMKERLSGVVLNTVSKGASPESKCPICLDHFKNISYLDVCLHKFCFCCIHEWSKNKAECPLCKQPFNSIYHTIKSEDNYKRFDLRPTENGSFGNMAGQRFRYRTTLTGNRRPAQRRTSPPPDHGVIFEGLRGSLSQRHNRDLHSMLSRLAVRQGRDREGRTVQSLHEQEMVKFRRALYRRGVRVQNIQDGGRSRETSAEFFRRNPACLHRLVPWLRRELTVLYGTHGSLVNIVQHIIMTLITRHNLDDQVVVHEIRPFLLSHTEHFLHEFLSFAQSPFNMEAYDQRAVYDLPRPSGEGSSSEASVIAISEDESDSLVSGSQDYATPSLTLSQTAWDDETPGPSYSSEPSQVLSFPVRDSDSDSSVGEAVVSVAAVPHQDRPANTATIAVEEEHSAGSDDDCVIIGYVKPVSERTPELVQLSSDSEHSEQNAELRSPRAPQHIRFTSDSDLCPTDTQRTSRGPLRCSRSPENTSSHPRKEDKYGKGYHERELSGSREGSSRSNRTHSSSHSRKHPVSKESKHEQRREKETSHHTSSYWHSYSHYSQRDSSRRGYTRHTSYYRSVHDRSRSRSHSRRRSRDRQDRSHSRSNSGIKSSNHQDRSHSRSRSRIKSSFSNRQHRSRSRSNSRINSSSSHHTSRHDDHGRKKKYKTKHHEEPSSKLFTDSVKDDAKKKYKKHHKKSKRKSRSPSRDDKSEGHSRKHHKKKKKHKRKSRRHNSEERVGKNSPVLITIASDSDSDSADPSEPSTSNSCAAGSIVPIANSATETQPFMSRFLDIDQESTARTGYSSVGDAGNHPDRLTPMPL, from the coding sequence ATGGCATCCCCACAGATGAAGGAGCGTCTGTCAGGTGTTGTGTTAAATACTGTATCAAAAGGAGCATCTCCAGAATCAAAATGCCCAATATGCCTGGATCATTTCAAAAACATATCATATCTGGATGTGTGCTTACATAAGTTTTGCTTCTGCTGCATCCATGAGTGGTCGAAGAACAAAGCAGAATGCCCTTTGTGCAAACAGCCATTTAATTCAATCTATCACACTATTAAATCTGAAGATAACTACAAGAGGTTTGACCTGCGACCAACTGAAAATGGCTCATTTGGCAACATGGCAGGGCAAAGATTCAGGTATCGCACCACGCTTACAGGCAACCGCAGACCAGCACAGAGGAGAACGTCTCCTCCTCCTGACCATGGGGTCATATTTGAGGGCCTGAGGGGATCTCTTTCACAGCGGCACAACAGAGATCTCCACAGCATGCTAAGTAGGTTGGCAGTAAGACAGggaagagacagagagggaaGGACTGTGCAAAGTCTTCACGAACAAGAAATGGTTAAATTCAGACGAGCCTTGTACAGAAGAGGTGTGCGAGTCCAGAACATTCAGGATGGTGGTCGTAGCAGGGAGACTTCTGCAGAGTTCTTCAGAAGAAATCCAGCTTGTCTTCACAGGCTTGTGCCTTGGTTGAGACGAGAGCTGACTGTTCTGTATGGCACTCACGGTTCCCTTGTCAACATAGTGCAGCACATCATCATGACTTTGATCACTCGACATAACTTGGATGACCAGGTTGTTGTACACGAGATTCGACCCTTCTTGCTATCCCATACAGAGCACTTTCTACATGAGTTTCTTAGTTTTGCTCAGTCCCCATTCAACATGGAGGCATATGACCAGCGTGCAGTTTATGACTTGCCTCGGCCCTCCGGAGAGGGTAGCAGTTCGGAAGCCTCTGTGATCGCCATCTCTGAGGATGAAAGTGATTCTTTAGTGTCAGGATCCCAGGATTATGCCACTCCTAGTCTGACCTTAAGCCAAACAGCATGGGATGATGAGACCCCAGGGCCATCCTACTCCTCAGAGCCATCTCAGGTATTATCTTTTCCTGTGAGGGACTCGGATTCTGATAGTAGTGTAGGGGAAGCAGTAGTGTCTGTTGCTGCTGTGCCACATCAAGACCGTCCAGCAAATACTGCCACTATTGCAGTAGAAGAGGAGCATTCTGCTGGCAGTGATGATGACTGTGTTATTATCGGCTATGTTAAGCCAGTGTCAGAAAGGACTCCAGAACTGGTCCAGCTTTCATCTGATTCAGAACATTCTGAGCAGAATGCAGAGCTACGAAGCCCTCGGGCACCCCAACACATTCGATTTACTTCAGATTCTGATTTGTGTCCCACTGACACTCAGAGAACCTCGAGGGGGCCATTGAGATGTTCTCGCTCACCTGAGAACACCTCTAGTCACCCAAGAAAAGAAGATAAATATGGCAAAGGGTATCATGAAAGGGAGTTGTCGGGATCTAGAGAAGGATCTTCGCGCAGCAACAGGACACACTCCTCCTCTCATAGCAGGAAACACCCAGTGTCTAAAGAGAGCAAGCATGAGCAGAGACGAGAAAAAGAGACAAGTCACCACACCTCATCTTATTGGCATTCATATAGCCATTACAGTCAAAGAGACAGCAGCAGGAGAGGTTATACACGCCACACCAGCTATTACAGAAGTGTACATGATCGCTCTCGTTCTCGATCGCATAGTAGAAGGCGGAGCAGGGACCGTCAGGACAGAAGTCACTCAAGGAGCAATTCTGGGATCAAGTCCTCCAACCATCAGGACAGAAGTCACTCAAGAAGCAGATCTAGAATCAAGTCTAGCTTCTCCAACCGTCAGCACAGAAGTCGCTCAAGGAGCAATTCTAGAATCAACTCCAGCTCCTCACATCATACATCACGGCATGATGATCATGGCaggaaaaagaaatacaaaacaaagcaTCATGAGGAACCCTCTAGCAAACTGTTTACTGATTCTGTTAAAGATGatgcaaaaaagaaatacaagaagCATCACAAAAAGTCCAAGAGGAAAAGCAGGAGTCCAAGCAGAGATGACAAATCTGAGGGTCACAGTAGGAAACatcacaagaagaagaagaagcacaaGAGGAAGAGCAGGAGACATAATAGTGAGGAGAGGGTGGGAAAAAACAGCCCTGTTCTCATTACAATTGCTAGTGATAGTGACAGTGACAGTGCTGACCCCAGTGAACCCTCAACCAGTAATAGCTGTGCAGCTGGCTCCATAGTCCCAATAGCAAACAGTGCTACAGAAACTCAGCCGTTCATGTCCAGATTCCTAGACATAGACCAAGAGTCAACTGCTAGAACTGGATACAGTTCTGTGGGTGATGCAGGGAATCACCCCGACAGATTAACGCCAATGCCTCTGTGA
- the LOC122135840 gene encoding S-methyl-5'-thioadenosine phosphorylase, producing MASNSHVKIGIIGGSGLDDPDILEGRTERYVVTPFGKPSDALILGKIKNVDCVLLARHGRQHTIMPTNVNYQANIWALKEEGCTHLLVTTACGSLREDIQPGDIVLIDQFIDRTTKRVQTFYDGQPTSHPGVCHIPMAEPFCNRTREVLMEVAQGLGVKCHTRGTMVTIEGPRFSSRAESLMFRQWGADVINMTTVPEVVLAKEAGLCYASIAMATDYDCWKEHEEAVSR from the exons ATGGCATCTAACAGTCACGTAAAG ATAGGAATAATTGGTGGATCTGGTCTTGATGATCCAGATATCCTGGAGGGAAGGACAGAACGGTATGTAGTCACGCCATTTGGAAAG CCATCTGATGCTCTAATTTTGGGCAAAATAAAGAATGTAGACTGTGTACTTCTTGCAAG GCATGGGAGACAACACACCATAATGCCCACCAATGTCAACTACCAGGCCAATATTTGGGCCTTGAAGGAAGAGGGCTGTACTCACCTGTTAGTCACCACAGCATGTGGTTCCCTCAGAGAGGACATCCAGCCTGGGGACATTGTTTTGATTGACCAGTTTATTGATAGG ACAACAAAACGTGTCCAGACATTCTATGATGGGCAGCCCACCAGCCATCCAGGCGTGTGCCACATCCCTATGGCTGAACCTTTCTGCAACCGGACTAGAGAG GTGCTCATGGAGGTTGCCCAGGGACTCGGTGTGAAGTGTCACACCCGAGGGACAATGGTGACCATAGAGGGTCCTCGTTTCTCTTCTCGGGCAGAGAGCCTGATGTTCAGACAATGGGGTGCTGATGTCATCAACATGACCACAGTACCGGAGGTGGTTCTTGCCAAGGAGGCCGGGCTGTGTTATGCTAGTATTGCAATGGCAACTGATTATGACTGCTGGAAAGAGCACGAAGAGGCGGTGAGCAGATAG
- the LOC109098476 gene encoding cyclin-dependent kinase inhibitor 2A-like yields MMKTMHAEDELTKAAATGNTYHVQFLLSNGVNVNGVNKFGRTPIQVMMMGNTPLAHLLLEYGADPNVPDPGTGSTPLHDAARTGFMDTVRLLIRFNADPNATDHSNLRPVDVARQTGHMDVAEFLNRI; encoded by the exons ATGATGAAAACGATGCATGCCGAGGATGAACTGACCAAAGCAGCCGCGACTGGAAACACTTACCATGTTCAGTTTTTACTATCTAACGGAGTCAATGTGAACGGCGTTAACAAATTCGGTAGAACACCTATACAG GTGATGATGATGGGTAACACACCTTTGGCTCACCTGCTGCTGGAATATGGAGCAGATCCTAATGTGCCTGATCCCGGGACAGGAAGCACTCCTTTGCACGATGCTGCCAGAACCGGATTCATGGACACCGTGCGGCTTTTAATTCGCTTCAACGCCGATCCCAATGCAACAGATCACAGCAATTTACGACCTGTGGATGTGGCACGACAGACTGGCCATATGGACGTGGCTGAATTTCTCAATcgtatttaa